Within Myceligenerans xiligouense, the genomic segment CGCGATTCCTCGAGGACATCGGCGGGGAACATCGGCGGGAGCCCGATCTCGGCACGCAGGGTGGCGAGGGCGCCAACGACGCTGTCCGGCGCGGCCGGAGAGAGGCGCATCTGACGGTTCGGCATGCTGCCGAAACTACAGCGTGTGGCGAAACTCGCGACTTGTCGGCGGGCCCCGACCCGGGACACGGGACCTCGGCGTCGCGAAGCCGCCCCGCGACGGCCCTGCCGGACCGGTCCCGGCCACCGCGGGTGGCCGAGACCGCCGGTCCGGTCAGCCGAAGATCTTCGGCAGCGTGCCCTCGTGGGTGTCGCGGGCCTCGTCCAGCGGGATCTCGAACTGCCCCTCGATCTCCACCGAGCCCCCGCCCGTGACACCCAGCCGCAGGGCCGGGACACCGTACTCGTCGGCGAGGTGGATGAGATCGCCCTCGTGGTCCTGGGTGACGGCCACCAGCACACGCGCGGTCGACTCGCTGAACAGCGCGACGAACGGGTCGACCTTGTCGCGCCCGGTCACGCCCTCGAGCGCGATCCTGGCGCCGACGCCGAACCGCAGCGAGGCCTCGAGCACCGCCTGCGCCAGCCCGCCCTCCGACAGGTCATGGGCCGCGACCTCGAGCTCGTCCTTGCGCGCCGCGACGAGCAGCGCGGCGAGCGCCCGCTCGGCCTCGAGGTCCACCTGCGGCGGCAGGCCGCCCAGGTGCCCGTGGACGACGTCGGCCCACGCCGAGCCGTCCAGCTCGTCCCGTGTGGTGCCGAGCAGCATCACCGAGAGCCCTTCGGTGCGCCAGCCCGACGGCAGCGCGGTGCGCACGTCGTCGAGCACGCCGAGCACCCCGACCACCGGGGTGGGGTGGATCGCCGAGTCGATCTGGCCGGGCTCCCCGGTGCCGTTGTACAGCGAGACGTTGCCGCCCGTGACCGGCACACCGAGCGTCTGGCAGGCGTCCGCGAGGCCCTCGATCGCCTCCACGAGCTGCCACATCGAGTCCGGGTGCTCCGGCGAACCGAAGTTCAGGCAGTCGGTGACCGCGAGCGGCTCGGCACCGACGGTGGCGACGTTCCGGTACGCCTCCGCGAGTGCCAGTGCGGCGCCCGTGCGCGGGTCGAGCTTGCCGTAGCGGCCGTTCGCGTCGGTGGCGAGCGCGACGCCGAGACCGGTGGTCTCGTCGACGCGGACCACGCCGCCGTCGTCGGGCTGGGCCAGGGCGGTGTTGCCCTGGACGAACCGGTCGTACTGGTTGGTCACCCAGGCCTTGGAGGCGAGGTTGGGGGATCCGAGGAGGCGCAGCGCGGTCTCGCGCAGTTCCTCGCCGGACTCCGGGCGAGCGAGGCCGGCCGCGACGTTCCCGTGGGCGTTGAGCTGGTCCTGCCACGCCGGACGCGCGTACGGCCGGTCGTAGACGGGACCCTCGTGGGCCACGGTCTTCGGGTCGACGTCGACGATCCGCTGCCCGTGGTGGTCGATGGTGAGCCGGCCGCTGGCGTTGACCTCACCGATGACGGCGGTCTCGACGTCCCACTTGCTCGTGATCGCCAGGAACTCGTCGAGCTTGTCGGGGCGCACGACGGCCATCATGCGCTCCTGCGACTCCGACATGAGGATCTCGCCGGCGTTCAGCGTGGGGTCGCGCAGCAGGACGTCGTCGAGGTCGACATGCATGCCGCCGTCGCCGTTGGAGGCGAGTTCGCTGGTGGCGCAGGAGATGCCCGCGGCGCCGAGGTCCTGGATGCCCTCCACCACCTTCGCGCCGAACAGCTCGAGACAGCACTCGATGAGCACCTTCTCCATGAAGGGGTCACCCACCTGCACGGACGGCCGCTTCGCGGGAACGCCGTCCTCGAAGGTCTCGCTCGCGAGGATCGAGGCGCCGCCGATGCCGTCGCCGCCGGTGCGCGCACCGAAGAGGACCACCTTGTTGCCCTGGCCGGTCGCGTTGGCGAGGTGGATGTCCTCGTGCCGGAGCACGCCGAGGCAGAGCGCGTTGACCAGCGGGTTGCCCTGGTAGGAACTGTCGAAGACGAGCTCGCCGCCGACGTTGGGCAGGCCGAGCGAGTTGCCGTAGCCACCGACACCGCTGACGACGCCGTGCACCACCCGTGCGGTGTCGGGGTGGTTGACGTCGCCGAACCGGAGCTGGTCCATGACGGCGGCGGGCCGGGCGCCCATCGAGATGATGTCGCGCACGATGCCGCCGACGCCGGTCGCGGCGCCCTGGTACGGCTCCACGAACGACGGGTGGTTGTGCGACTCGACCTTGAAGGTCACGGCCCAGCCGTCGCCGATGTCGACGACGCCGGCGTTCTCGCCGATGCCGACGAGCAGGTTCTGCTTCATCTCCTCGGTGACGCGTTCGCCGAACTTGCGCAGGTGAACCTTCGACGACTTGTAGGAGCAGTGCTCGCTCCACATCACCGAGTACATCGCGAGCTCGGCGGCCGTGGGACGGCGGCCGAGGATGTCGCGGATGCGCTGGTACTCGTCCTGCTTCAGACCCAGCTCGCCGAACGGCTGGACCTCGTCGGGCGTGGCCTTCGCGTTCTCGACCGTGTCGAGAACGGGGCGGGCGGCCTGGGACGCGGGCGCGGTCATGTATCCCTCGCGTGCAGTGGGGGAGCGCAGAGCAACGGCTGCGCGGGAACGTTGCGCGGAAGGCGCGCGCACAGTCTATCCGTCGAGCGGCGGGATTGCCCCGATCATGCGGAAGCGATGCAACGCCGCAGGTCAGAGGCAAACTGGCGGAGGTGGGACGACGCCAACCCCAGGGTGGACGACGCCGGTGGCGGAGTCTGTGAGGCACATCATCGACGAACGTCACGCTGTCGCGCGCGCCACACCGGCCGCCAAGCAGGCCCGATACATCAGACATACCCTTTTTGCCCGACCGGCCGAAGCCAAGAAAAACCCGCCCTGGCCAGGGGGTTTCGCACTCATACCATAAAGTGGTTTGATGCGCACATGCAGATGCTTCGCACTTTTGCCAAGGATGCCTTCCGGTTCGGGCTGGCTTCGTGGCGATGGCTGGGCATCAGCGGCAAGACGCCTCGCTTCACCACCTGCTTCGGCGACGTCTTCCTCGAGTCGCTCGAAGGCTGGTGGTTCCTCGACACGATGGAGGGGACGCTCGAGCTCCGCTGGACCACGGCCGTCGACATGTACGCCGAGCTCGAGGCGGCCGAGGGCCGCGCGACCTACCTCATGGACGACCTCGTCCGGGATGCCGAGCAGCGAGGCCTGCGGCTGGGGCGCAAGGACGTCTTCACGTTCAACCCCCATCCCGCTCTCGGTGGCGAGATGACTGCCGACCACCTCACGACGATGCGTTTCAGCCTCGCGCTCAACTGGGCCGGGACGATGCACGAGCAGCTCCGGCAGGAGCCCGTGAACTCCGCGCCGCAGCCCCAGGTGCCGTCGGCCACGCACTGGGTCGTCGACGCACCCCCGGTCCGCGTCGACACGGCGCATCCGGCCTACGCCGAACCGCACCCGCCGACGGGGTCGTTCGCGATCACCGGGGCGTACGGCTACCGCGCCCTGACCGAGACGGGGGCCCACCACCTGCCCGACACCGGAACGTTCCCGCACTACGCCCCGCACGACGCGCACGACGCCCCGCCCCTGACCGGGCAGCACCTGGCGGCCACCCCGGCGCCGCGCGAGGACCCCCGGCCCTACGTGCAGGCCGGCGAGCCCCCGGCCTGGGACGACATCTGGCGCCGCTGACGCTCGGCACGCTCCGCACGACGGCGTCCCGGCGCCCGCAGCCGACGCTCCCGCTCGATCCGCGCGATCTGGCTCAGCTCGGCCACCGTGGCCTTCCGCGCGTGTCGCAGCAGCCGCGTCTCCAGCGCGGCACGCCCGCCGCGATGCAGGCCGCAGGTGTACCCGAGGATGGTCTGGGCATGCCCGTAGGAGATCGTGCCGCCGCGCAGCGCCGCGAGCGTGCGCGGGTGCTGGTGCACCAGAGCGCGCGACTCCTCGACGAGTCCCGCCGCCGCCTCCGGCGACACGCGCAGGACGTCCGCCAGCCGGTCCGCGACGATCCCCGCGGCGATGCCCTCGGCCTCCCGCGCGACAGCTTCGTCGCCGCCGACCGCCTCCGGCACGATCTCCTCGACGTGCGCGCCCGCCCACGCACCGAGGTCGCTCATCAGCACCGCGCGCGACGCGGCGAGTGACGCCAGCAGCGCGTCCACCGCCGCGACCGCGTCGATCGCCTCCGCGAGCGACCGGAACCCTTCGCGCTCCGCCTCCACGGTGACCGCACCGTTCGTCACGACGACCGAACCGCCTGTGGTTGTGCTACCGCCCATTGCTCGCCCTCCCGGCCCGACTTCGAACATGTGTTCTAACCGTAGCGGCGACCGAGCCACTCCGCCACCGCAACCCTCCGGGAGAATGGTGGCGTGCGAGCCTCACACGTCATCGTCGCCGCGGCCGCCGCCCTCGTGCTGGCCGCGCTCGTCGCGTCGCGCGCGGAACTCGGCGAGGGCGGCGGCGATCCGGCACCCACCGCGACCTCCGCCGGCTCGCAGGCCTCGCCGGGCCGCACCGGCCTCGCCACGACGCCGGACCCCACCCCCCTGGAGCGCCGGACCGTCACCGTCGCGGGCGTCGACCTGGAGATCACGGCCGCCGAGGTCACGGTCGGCGACCCGGGACAGGAGGGCACGCGCCGCGTCACGACGTCGGGAGCGCCCACGTACACCACCGCGACCGCCGGCGCGAAGGTCGTCGAGCACGCCGACGAGAGCGTCACGGTGCTCCACGACGGCACCCCGGTCGCCGCCCTCACACGCGCGGCGCCCCGGACGACGGGGGAGTCGGCCGATACGCCGTCGGGCACCACCGCTCTCACGCTCGGCGACGACGCGCTCGGCTCGGCCACCTGGGCCCTGCGGGAAGGGGAGGGCGGCCGGTCGCTCGCCGTCGTCCCCGAGCCCTGGGTACGGGGTGGCGGAGAGGCGACGCTCGACCTGCTCGGCGCCCAGCTCGCCGCCGCGGAACCCGAGACCGGCAGCGACACGATGCGCGACCAGCTCGCCTGCCACCATCTGGGCGCGCCCGACAAGGCGTCGTGGAACCTGGAACCGTGGCGCCCCGACGTCGGCATGTTCGGGACGATCGCCGCACGCTGCAACCCGGCGGACTCGTGACCAGGGCGGGCGGATACCCGTCACCGAACGGACTCACCCCGCGACACGCGGCCGTGACGCGATCGTGATTTAGCACACCTCAATTCGGCGTGCGAGTCGAGCTGTGATCAGGTTTCCTGAAGGAGGTGCGGACGTCGGCAGAGGACGCCGCGTACCGAGAGGACATCGACAGCAACCCCCAGCTGGTCCTTGTGCGGCCCACAGGGTCGTGGCAAGCACTACCCCCGCGTCCCCAGACCACGTGGGAGCCCCGTGCAGGGGTCACAAACACCAGCACGGCAGAACCTGGACCCGGGAGGCTCCCCATGACTCGTGTACTCGCCCTGGGAACCATCGTCGCGATCGGCTGTGGTGCGCTCCTCGGCCTCACCCTCGCATACGGCCAGTGGATGCTCGCCATCGGCGCGCTGATCCTCGGCGTCGGGGGTGCGACCGTCGTCGCGCTCACCGTGCCCGAGCCCACACCCGCGGCCGCACCCGTCACCCTCGGCGGCCCCGTCGTCCGCCCGACGATCGAACTCGACGACGAGTTCGGCGAGCCCGACGCCGTCCCGGCGTCCGGTGACACCCCCGGGACGGTCCCGACGCCCGCCCCGGCACTTCTCCCCCTCGATCACGACCGGACGATCCCGAACGCGGCCTGACGGCAGACGGCGGGTCACCGGCGACCCGGCCGCCACGAGAGGCCGACGCGCGGCTCCCCATGGCGGCCCGACGCCGCGCCGCGCCTCAGAGAGGCGTGACCGTGCCCGTGAAGTGGCGGGTGGTCCGACCGGTGCGCCAGCCGTCGTAGACGAAGCCGCCGGCCGGGCCCGCGGCGACGTCGGCACCGGAGTCCGCGGCATAGCGGATCGCCAGGTCGACCGAGCCCGGCAGCAGCACGGGCTTGAAGAACTCCGTGGTCCACTCGTAGGCGTCACCACGCCGGGCCGGGCCGACCTCGGCCAGCGCTCGCGCCGCCGTGTACATCCCGTGCGCGATGGCACGCGGGAACCCGAACGCCTTGGCACCGAGCGCGGACATGTGGATCGGGTTCCGATCGCCCGACACCGCCCCGTACTCGGGGCCGATGCCCTTGCCGAGGCGCCAGCGCGCCGTCGGCAGCGGAGGTGACCAGGGAGCACGGCCGGCGTCGGGCGCCGACTGCCCCGCGGCTCCGGTGTCCGGGTCCGGCGCTTCCTGGCCCGCCCCCTCCCGGCCCGGCACACCGCCCGCGTCGCCGGACACGCTGAACCCCTTCGCGAGGTACGTCGAGACCCCGCGGTACGCGAGCACGCCGTCCACGAGCACCTCCGCGACGAGGTCCACCTGCACGCCGCGCCGGTGTGCGCGGGCGTTCTCGGCCCATGCCAGGATCTCCGGCCGGTCGCCGATCCGCACCGGCCGCAGCACGCGGGCCGCCTGGCGCAGGTGCACCATGCCGAGCAGTCCCAGCGGAAAGTCCTGACGCACCATGACCGCCGTCGCCAGCGGAAACGCGAGGACGTGCAGGAATCCGGCCGACAGGACGCCGGACGCCGGCTCCCCCACCACCTCCTGGTACTCGGCCAGGCGAGCGGCGGAGCCGGAGGTGTCGACGCCCGGCACGCGGTACGCGACCTGCGGCAGCAGGACGCCGGCACGGGGACGCTTCGCCACCGAGCCCGCCGCGCCCTTCGCGTACAGCCCGCCGAGCGACGGCACCTCGGCGAACTCGGTGACGGTGAAGGACGAGGGAGCTCCGGCCCGCGCGGTCACTTGCCCACCAGGTGCTGGCCGCACACGCGCAGTGTCTGTCCGTTGACGCCCACCGCCGGGTCCGATGCGAGGAAGCAGATCGCCTCGGCGATGTCCACCGGCTCTCCGCCCTGCGCCAGCGACGGCATCATCCGCGCCACGGAACGGGTGGCGAACGGGATCCGCGCGGTCATCTCCGTCTCGATGAAGCCCGGCGCGACGGCGTTCGCCGTACCGCCCGCGGCGGCCACGAGGGGCGCCGTGGCCGCCGTGTGGCCGATGACGCCGGCCTTCGAGTAGCCGTAGTTGGTCTGGCCCTTGTTGCCGGCGATGCCGGAGGTCGACGCGAGGGAGACGATCCGCAGGCTCTCGACGCCCTCCTCCAGCAACCGCGCGTTGATGCGCAGCTGCGAGGCGAGGTTGACGGCGATGACGGAGTCCCAGCGGTCGGCCTTCATGTTGGCGAGCAGCTTGTCGCGGGTGATGCCGGCGTTGTGGACCAGGATGTCGAGCCCACCGAGCGGCCTCGCGGCGGCCAGGATCTTGTCGGCGGCGTCCGCGGCGGTGACGTCGAGCTGGAGCGCGACACCGTTCACGGAGTTGGCGACGGCGGACAGCGCCTCACCCGCCGGTGGTACGTCGACGACGACCACCCTCGCACCGTCGCGCGCCATCGTCCTCGCGATGGCCGCGCCGATCCCGCGCGCGGCACCGGTCACCACCGCGACCTTGCCCGCCAGGGGCTGGTCCCAGTCGACGTCCCCGGCCGTACCGGACGGGCCGACGGGGAGGATCTGTCCGTCGACGTACGCCGACTTCGCGGAGAGGAAGAAACGCAGGGTGGCCACCGCGGAGACGGAGTCGACGGCGGCGCCACCGGTCAGCTGCACGCCGTTCGCCGTGGATCCGCCGCGCAGCTCCTTTCCGAGCGAACGCACGAGGCCCTCCACGCCCGCGCGCGCCGCGGCGAGGACCGGGGCGTCCCCGGGCTCCGGGGCACGGGACACGGTGACGACGCGGCCGTTGCCGGCGAGCCGGCGCAGGGTCCCGCCGACGGTGAGGACCGCTCCGGAGACGTCCTCGGGGTGCTCGGCGCCCGAGAGCACCAGGACGACGGCACCGAACTTCTCCCCCTCGGCCAGGTCCGCCGCGCGGCGCACGTCGAGGTCCCAGCCGGTGAGGACCTCGGCGACGGCATCGGCGTCCGGCGCGGAGGCGTCGTCGGACACCACGAGGACCGGGCCGACGGTGAGGGGGCTGCCGGGCCGGTACCGGCGCAGGATCGCGGGCTGGGGGAGTCCGAGCTTCTTGACGAGCGGCTTGAGGCCGCCGTTGGCAAATCGGGTATAGCTGTCGGTCACGGTGCCCTCTTGGATCGTGGTGGACGAGAAGTGCTGGACGAGGTCAGGGTCGCGGAGCGACCTGGTCAGGCGGACTCGACAAGTGCCGTGACGCCCAACCCGCCCGCCGCGCAGACCGAGATCAGGGCTCGTGCCGGAGTGCCGGTCTCGGCAGCCCTGGCGTGCACGAGCTTCGCGGCCGTGGCGAGGATCCGGCCGCCGGTCGCGGCGAACGGGTGGCCGGCGGCGAGCGAGGAGCCGTTCACGTTCAGCTTGCTGCGGTCGACCTTGCCGAATGCGCCCGACAGGCCCAGCTCGTCGCGGCAGTAGTCCGCGTCCTCCCAGGCCGCGAGCGTGGTGAGGACGGTGGCGGCGAACGCCTCGTGGATCTCGAAGAAGTCGATGTCCTCGAGCGTGAGGCCGTTGCGGGTCAACAGGCGGGGGACGGCGGCGACCGGGGCCATGAGCAGCCCCTCGTGGCCGTGCACGAAGTCCACGCCGGCGGTCTCGGCATCGACGAACGTCGCCAGGACGGGCAGGTTCCGCTCCTCGGCCCAGTCCCGCGAGCCGAACAGCACCGCGGAGGCGCCGTCGGTCAGCGGGGTGGAGTTGCCCGCGGTCATCGTGGCCGGCTGCGGCGCGCCGTCCTCACCCGTGAGGCTCTTGCCGAAGACCGGCTTGAGCTTCGCCAGCTTCTCGGCCGAGGTGTCCCCGCGCACGTTGTCGTCGCGGGACAGGCCGCGGAACGGCGTCACGAGGTCGTCGAAGAAGCCCTCTTCCCAGGCGCGGTACAGGTTCTGGTGCGACTTCAGCGCGATCTCGTCCTGCGCCTCGCGGGTGATTCCCCACTTCGCGGTGGTGATGGCCTGGTGCTCGCCCATCGACAGACCGGTGCGCGGCTCACCCGTGTCGGGCGTCTCGGGCGCGAGCCACTTCGGGTGGCTCAGCACGGGGAGCAGAGCCTTGACGCGGTCGCCGGTGCTGCGCGCGTGGTTCGCCTGCAGCAGAGCACGGCGCAGCCTGTCGCCGACGGCGATCGGGGCGTCGGAGATCGTGTCGGTCCCGCCTGCGACGGCGGACTCGATCTGGCCCAGCTTGATCTTGTTGGTGACCGCGATCGCCGCCTCCAGGCCGGTCCCGCAGGCCTGCTGCAGGTCGTACGCGGGTGTCACCGGCGCGAGGGACGAGCCGAGCACGCTCTCACGGATCAGGTTGAAGTCGCGGCTGTTCTTCAGCACGGCGCCGCCGACCACCTCGCCGAGGCGCTCTCCCTGCAGGCCGAAGCGTGCCACGAGGCCCTCCAGGGCGGCCGTGAACATGTCCTGGTTGCTGGTGCGGACGTACTTCTTCCCGGCACGGGAGAACGGGATGCGGTTGCCGCCGATGATGACGGCCTCTCGGGTGGTGGGGATGGAAGAGGCCATTTCGTCAGGTCCTTCACGTCGTTTGGGAAGTACTTGGGCGGATGCGAACTCGGACGGTGTCCGGGACTCACAGTACCTGATACTGTCAGTCTCGTGAGGCGGAGCACAAGCGCTACGGCCCGTGAAGGAGAAAATCGATGAGCGTCGGCGTGGACGGACGATCGACTCGCTGGGCGGACCACCGCACCGCGCGCCGAGCAGAACTCGTGCGCGCGGCCCGGAAGGCCGTGCACCGCCTCGGTCCCACGGTATCCATGGACGAGATCGCCGCGGCGGCGGGGACGTCGAAGTCGATCGTGTACCGCTATTTCGACGACAAGGCCGGGCTGCGTCTCGCGGTGGCCGAGGCCGTCGTGGCGCAGATGCACGACACCCTCCAGGAGGCCGCGCACGGCGCCGCCACCCCGGAAGGGGCGCTGCGCGCCATGGTCCGGGTCTACCTGGAGATGATCGAACACTCGCCGAACGTCTACTGGTTCGTGACCAGAACATCGATCGGCGGCAACGACCCGATCTCCCCCGCCGACCCACCGGGCGGGCGCGACGCGCAGTCGCCCGTCGGCTCCTCGGACGCCCCGCTGGGCGCCTACCTGGACTCGGTGATCGAACTCGTCGCCGAACCGTTCGCGCAGGCGGCCAATGTCACTCCGGAGGACGCCGCCGCGTGGGCGGCCGGAGCCGTCGGCTTCGTGCGCGGCTCCGGCGAATGGTGGCTCGGCCACCGCGGCACCGGGCAGTCCGTCACCCGCGAGCAGCTCACCGAACGCGTGAGCCTCTGGCTCTGGAACGGTCCCGTCGGCGTCCTGCATTCCGCGGAGTCCGCCGCGGCGACCACCGCCTGACCTTCCCGTACCTGCCTCAACCTCGCGGCTACCAGCCGCCGACCCCCGAGGAGAACCGATGACCACCACCTCCGAACCTCCTGTGACGACGTCGTCCGCCGCCGCCGCGACCGTCTCCGCCGCGGTGTCCGCCCGCCCCGGGTCCGCGCCGTCAGCGCCCCATGCGCCGGCGTCGGGCACGGCCGGTCCGCGCGTGGATGTCGCCGAGCTGGAGCACCTCCTGCTCGGCCGTTGGAAGGACGTACGCTCCCACGCCCGGCGCCTGGTCGCCGAGCACGACGAGATCTGGAAGATCGACGGCATCTCGATGCAGGAGCACCGCGAGCGCACTCTCGAGGCCATGAAGGTCATGGCGCGGGACGAGCAGGGCCAGGTGTGGCGCGCCTTCCCCGAACGCCTCGGCGGCAACGACGACGCCGGCGGCAACCTGGTGGGCTGCGAGGAGCTCTTCGTCGCGGATCCCTCGCTGCAGATCAAGTCGGGTGTGCAGTGGGGCCTGTTCGCCGCCGCGATCCTGCACCTCGGTACCGAGGAGCAGCAGGACCGCCTGCTGCCGGGCGCGATGGACCTGTCGGTACCCGGCGCGTTCGCGATGACGGAGACCGGCCACGGCTCGGACGTCGCGTCGGTCGGCACGACGGCGACGTACGACCCGGCGACCGAGGAGTTCGTCATCAACACCCCGTTCCGGGGGGCGTGGAAGCAGTACCTCGGCAACGCGGCGCGGCACGGCGTGGCCGCGACCGTGTTCGCCCAGCTGATCACGAACGGCGTGAACCACGGCGTGCACTGCTTCTACGTGCCGATCCGGAACCCGGAGACCCTCGAGTTCCTGCCGGGCGTCGGCGGCGAGGACGACGGCCACAAGGGTGGCCTGAACGGCATCGACAACGGCAAGCTGCACTTCACCGACGTGCGGATCCCGCGCCAGGACCTCCTGGCCCGCTACGGCCAGGTAGCGGCGGACGGCACCTACACGTCGTCCATCGAGAGCCCGGGGCGCCGCTTCTTCACGATGCTCGGTGCGCTGGTGCAGGGTCGGGTGACCCTGGACGGATCGGCCTCGGTGGCGGCGAAGGCCGGCCTGGCGATCGCCACGAAGTACGCCGACGAGCGCCGGCAGTTCGCGGCGGGCGAGGGCCAGGACGAGATCACGCTGCTCGACTACGCGATGCATCGCAAGCGGCTCCTCCCGCGCATCGCGGAGACCTACGCGATCTCCTTCGCGCACGAGGAGCTGCTCGAGCTCTTCCACGGCGTGTTCTCCGGCGCGACGGACACGCCGGAGACCCGCGAGGACCTGGAGACGACGGCGGCCGCGCTCAAGGCGACGTCCACCTGGTTCGCCATGGACACGTTGCAGACCTGCCGCCAGGCGTGCGGCGGCGCCGGGTTCCTGTCGGAGAACCGTTTCACGTCCATGCGCTCGGACCTCGACGTCTACACCACGTTCGAGGGTGACAA encodes:
- a CDS encoding DUF222 domain-containing protein, coding for MGGSTTTGGSVVVTNGAVTVEAEREGFRSLAEAIDAVAAVDALLASLAASRAVLMSDLGAWAGAHVEEIVPEAVGGDEAVAREAEGIAAGIVADRLADVLRVSPEAAAGLVEESRALVHQHPRTLAALRGGTISYGHAQTILGYTCGLHRGGRAALETRLLRHARKATVAELSQIARIERERRLRAPGRRRAERAERQRRQMSSQAGGSPACT
- a CDS encoding T6SS immunity protein Tdi1 domain-containing protein, which produces MQMLRTFAKDAFRFGLASWRWLGISGKTPRFTTCFGDVFLESLEGWWFLDTMEGTLELRWTTAVDMYAELEAAEGRATYLMDDLVRDAEQRGLRLGRKDVFTFNPHPALGGEMTADHLTTMRFSLALNWAGTMHEQLRQEPVNSAPQPQVPSATHWVVDAPPVRVDTAHPAYAEPHPPTGSFAITGAYGYRALTETGAHHLPDTGTFPHYAPHDAHDAPPLTGQHLAATPAPREDPRPYVQAGEPPAWDDIWRR
- a CDS encoding MaoC/PaaZ C-terminal domain-containing protein, with translation MRPAPGGQVTARAGAPSSFTVTEFAEVPSLGGLYAKGAAGSVAKRPRAGVLLPQVAYRVPGVDTSGSAARLAEYQEVVGEPASGVLSAGFLHVLAFPLATAVMVRQDFPLGLLGMVHLRQAARVLRPVRIGDRPEILAWAENARAHRRGVQVDLVAEVLVDGVLAYRGVSTYLAKGFSVSGDAGGVPGREGAGQEAPDPDTGAAGQSAPDAGRAPWSPPLPTARWRLGKGIGPEYGAVSGDRNPIHMSALGAKAFGFPRAIAHGMYTAARALAEVGPARRGDAYEWTTEFFKPVLLPGSVDLAIRYAADSGADVAAGPAGGFVYDGWRTGRTTRHFTGTVTPL
- a CDS encoding 3-oxoacyl-ACP reductase; the encoded protein is MTDSYTRFANGGLKPLVKKLGLPQPAILRRYRPGSPLTVGPVLVVSDDASAPDADAVAEVLTGWDLDVRRAADLAEGEKFGAVVLVLSGAEHPEDVSGAVLTVGGTLRRLAGNGRVVTVSRAPEPGDAPVLAAARAGVEGLVRSLGKELRGGSTANGVQLTGGAAVDSVSAVATLRFFLSAKSAYVDGQILPVGPSGTAGDVDWDQPLAGKVAVVTGAARGIGAAIARTMARDGARVVVVDVPPAGEALSAVANSVNGVALQLDVTAADAADKILAAARPLGGLDILVHNAGITRDKLLANMKADRWDSVIAVNLASQLRINARLLEEGVESLRIVSLASTSGIAGNKGQTNYGYSKAGVIGHTAATAPLVAAAGGTANAVAPGFIETEMTARIPFATRSVARMMPSLAQGGEPVDIAEAICFLASDPAVGVNGQTLRVCGQHLVGK
- the purL gene encoding phosphoribosylformylglycinamidine synthase subunit PurL, yielding MTAPASQAARPVLDTVENAKATPDEVQPFGELGLKQDEYQRIRDILGRRPTAAELAMYSVMWSEHCSYKSSKVHLRKFGERVTEEMKQNLLVGIGENAGVVDIGDGWAVTFKVESHNHPSFVEPYQGAATGVGGIVRDIISMGARPAAVMDQLRFGDVNHPDTARVVHGVVSGVGGYGNSLGLPNVGGELVFDSSYQGNPLVNALCLGVLRHEDIHLANATGQGNKVVLFGARTGGDGIGGASILASETFEDGVPAKRPSVQVGDPFMEKVLIECCLELFGAKVVEGIQDLGAAGISCATSELASNGDGGMHVDLDDVLLRDPTLNAGEILMSESQERMMAVVRPDKLDEFLAITSKWDVETAVIGEVNASGRLTIDHHGQRIVDVDPKTVAHEGPVYDRPYARPAWQDQLNAHGNVAAGLARPESGEELRETALRLLGSPNLASKAWVTNQYDRFVQGNTALAQPDDGGVVRVDETTGLGVALATDANGRYGKLDPRTGAALALAEAYRNVATVGAEPLAVTDCLNFGSPEHPDSMWQLVEAIEGLADACQTLGVPVTGGNVSLYNGTGEPGQIDSAIHPTPVVGVLGVLDDVRTALPSGWRTEGLSVMLLGTTRDELDGSAWADVVHGHLGGLPPQVDLEAERALAALLVAARKDELEVAAHDLSEGGLAQAVLEASLRFGVGARIALEGVTGRDKVDPFVALFSESTARVLVAVTQDHEGDLIHLADEYGVPALRLGVTGGGSVEIEGQFEIPLDEARDTHEGTLPKIFG
- a CDS encoding DUF2599 domain-containing protein, which codes for MRASHVIVAAAAALVLAALVASRAELGEGGGDPAPTATSAGSQASPGRTGLATTPDPTPLERRTVTVAGVDLEITAAEVTVGDPGQEGTRRVTTSGAPTYTTATAGAKVVEHADESVTVLHDGTPVAALTRAAPRTTGESADTPSGTTALTLGDDALGSATWALREGEGGRSLAVVPEPWVRGGGEATLDLLGAQLAAAEPETGSDTMRDQLACHHLGAPDKASWNLEPWRPDVGMFGTIAARCNPADS
- a CDS encoding acetyl-CoA C-acetyltransferase; this encodes MASSIPTTREAVIIGGNRIPFSRAGKKYVRTSNQDMFTAALEGLVARFGLQGERLGEVVGGAVLKNSRDFNLIRESVLGSSLAPVTPAYDLQQACGTGLEAAIAVTNKIKLGQIESAVAGGTDTISDAPIAVGDRLRRALLQANHARSTGDRVKALLPVLSHPKWLAPETPDTGEPRTGLSMGEHQAITTAKWGITREAQDEIALKSHQNLYRAWEEGFFDDLVTPFRGLSRDDNVRGDTSAEKLAKLKPVFGKSLTGEDGAPQPATMTAGNSTPLTDGASAVLFGSRDWAEERNLPVLATFVDAETAGVDFVHGHEGLLMAPVAAVPRLLTRNGLTLEDIDFFEIHEAFAATVLTTLAAWEDADYCRDELGLSGAFGKVDRSKLNVNGSSLAAGHPFAATGGRILATAAKLVHARAAETGTPARALISVCAAGGLGVTALVESA
- a CDS encoding TetR/AcrR family transcriptional regulator is translated as MSVGVDGRSTRWADHRTARRAELVRAARKAVHRLGPTVSMDEIAAAAGTSKSIVYRYFDDKAGLRLAVAEAVVAQMHDTLQEAAHGAATPEGALRAMVRVYLEMIEHSPNVYWFVTRTSIGGNDPISPADPPGGRDAQSPVGSSDAPLGAYLDSVIELVAEPFAQAANVTPEDAAAWAAGAVGFVRGSGEWWLGHRGTGQSVTREQLTERVSLWLWNGPVGVLHSAESAAATTA